The following is a genomic window from Bacillus sp. BGMRC 2118.
ATGTGCTCAAGGCACAGCACGGTTCTTTTGCTTCCGAATTTTTGAGGAAGCAGAAGAACCGTCCCCCTGCTTCCTATTTCACTTCTACCCAACCGTTTTTAATGGCTACGACTACTGCCTGTGTACGGTCGTTTACGTTCATTTTCGTTAAGATATTAGATACGTGGTTTTTAACGGTTTTTTCACTGATGAATAGTGTTTCACCGATGGTACGGTTGCTTTGTCCATCAGCTAGTAATTGAAGGACTTCACATTCACGGCGGGTTAATAAGTGAAGTGGACGTCTGATTTCGATTTCCTTCTTACCTACAGCTTTAGAATTCGAAGTTGTGGCTAGACGGCGGTATTCCTTCACCAGGTTGTGTGTTACTTTTGGATGTAGGTATGATCCGCCTTCTGCTACGATATTGACAGCATCCACAAGTTGTTCTGCGTCCATTTC
Proteins encoded in this region:
- a CDS encoding response regulator transcription factor, whose translation is MKKTRIVIIDDHQLFREGVKRILDFEANFEVVAEGEDGSEALAIVEKHQPDVVIMDINMPTLNGVEATAQLIEEFPDTKVIILSIHDDENYVTHALKTGAQGYLLKEMDAEQLVDAVNIVAEGGSYLHPKVTHNLVKEYRRLATTSNSKAVGKKEIEIRRPLHLLTRRECEVLQLLADGQSNRTIGETLFISEKTVKNHVSNILTKMNVNDRTQAVVVAIKNGWVEVK